The Epinephelus moara isolate mb chromosome 11, YSFRI_EMoa_1.0, whole genome shotgun sequence sequence TGTTTGCAGTTTCTCTCTTGGCTGCAGAGAGGCGATACAACAGCTCTGTTTGGTGTGTGAAAAGCTGTCTTCCATCCCGCTGCTTTTGAACTTTGATTTGACATGCCGAGATGAGCAAACGCAGCGTAGTGACTGTCAGATGTGATCAGCTGAAATGTGAAACTCTGGTAATCTTATTAGgcatcagtgtgtttgtgtgtgattagCTCCAAGTAATTAAACCTGCATGACTGAACCTGAGACCTGAATGAGCACTAAGCTGCGAATTGAGGAGTACTGTAACTGTAAGAGGAGAATTCAGTCGTTGTCGAGGCTTCGATTACTTCCCAACTGACAGCTCTGCCTCATTGCTCCCTCTTCAGGTCGCCACGGGAAAGGAGGGACTTTCCCTCGCCAGTTCCAGTTGCCCAATCGCAGCAAGGATTACGGAGACCGTAAGAAACCGGCTTTACTAGAGCAATAACAACACCACCATTATTGCACAGATTAAACAGATATGCTGCAACGTCCACAGGACAACACAAACAGTCTCACACGCCACCACCAGGCACTCCCATCTGGTCAGattttttaaaggggaacaccacctaaattaagaaagTTCAATatctgtgaacatgagctgctttCTCTcgaagccagaaaccagagagggAAGTCTCaagttgtgatgtcatagggtttaaagtctggagctgctccatagacaatgaattggagccacagaatgtttgctttcttttttataaccaaatgagctttattctattgtagtgtctcagctctgaaacagaaaatgcaccCATATAGTCAGAGcactcccctgggtgctctctgtgtctttcaccattcattgtttatggagcagctccagacttcacACCCTGTGCATCACAATTTTGAGTtctagcactctagtttttggattttaaaGAAGGTTGTTTGCATGTATTTCTGGGCTGTCCCACACCATAGGAATGACATGTATGCATTCTGAAAATGGGTGTAGCTCCCCTTAACTTCAGATGCATAATATAGGATCTCATTCTTTACAGTGCCTCCTCATATGTTTGTCACCTTTGTCACTTCCAGATGAAATATTTGAGAATATCTGCATTCTTCTGCTCTCCGGGTACATTTGGTACATGAAGTGCTGGCTTGCTGTTCCAGGCAGCTGCTAGTAATTGCTTACTCAGAGGCTAACCTTGGCTAGCAATGATTTACGTTTCCCTGCGGTGAACCCAAACTTGTATAAAAACACAGCGCCCTGCTTCCTGTCTGAGGGGAAGTGGGACGGAGTGGCGAGAGGCACTCTGCTCTGGCTGGCCCTAAGTCTTGGCCAAGAGCTCATTTTATGCACAACACCTGTGTGAGAAATCACAGTGCAAACAAAAGATGCAGTggcctgtgtgcgtgtgtcaaGTCATTAATATgcctatttttttaatatatgtttgttttcaggtCGCAGGACACTTCCGCGCAGCTTCATGCCGCAGGAGAACCTGTTTCAGCTGGTTCCCTCCAGTCGCACGCGCAGTTACAACGGAGACAGCACGCTGCAGTACAGCGACCTGCGCTCACTGGGCCGCACCACCGACAAAAGCTGCCAGCGGGGTACAGCCAAGTGTAAGTAGTGTCCTTAAGAACTGTTGCAATGCAGGGACAGGAAGCACCAACGGGGAAATTTCTCccaaaacacataaacagtCTTAAATAAATTGCATTTCTGGGCCTTTGTTGTTGATTagtgttgtatttgtgtggtTCCTGTGGATAATGAGGCAAATAAACTCGGACTGATAACCCAGAGGACAATGAGAGGAACATTCAGACTTGTTTtagagtaggaggaggagggctgggTATCAAACCTCAGTGCTTTTAGTGCTATAAACCATATAATATATACATAGACCATATGTCCACTGTGTTTGTGCAGTCGTAAACATGAAGGTGTGGGCTTTATGAAACCAATGTACCTCCTACAACAATGAAGCTCGCTGTTCACTTCTTCTTTCAGCAGATAAatccagatttattttttttttaattgtaaatttatttgattttaacattttataaataCCCCCGAACAAGTTCACAGACGGTGAagacaatataaaaataaaggtcAGTGGAAATGGTTCATGTCTTCATAGAGTCAGAGCACATGTAAGCAGGCGAGGTGGATGGTCAGAGATTCATAGAGGCTCCAGCTGTAGTGTATCGTTCAATATTTGTTTGAACAAATTAAACGTTCGGGGTCTTTGCTGGTTCCAGTTGAGCAAAATACACTTCTTtgctatatcctcctgagacctgaacctttgggatcagtaggacccgataaggataaaaaaactacacactgtcaacaataattaagtcccaatggcCTAAAACGAGACGACCATAATGTCCTagtgtcttcaaacgagtacttcctaattaacagcgtcttgttactgttgctaagattggtcaaatttgttgccatattaaACTTCAAACAttataaatcataaataaacaagtttcaaccataaaatgtgatcagttttggaccttgtcctaTTGTgttgggatcggctgcagactgacttggcagagatggccgccatcttgtttctacatggattagtgtattgtgctcttactaccactacatggcacaaaaaaatgtccatgaatgaggacagcaggtctgagttaagtagaatTAGGTATAaagtcaagtaaacccaaaatgtgatggtctcaggaggatatatgaTATTATGCCGATCATCTTTGCAGACATGGTTTCTATCGTCCTGTTTAGTTTCGTACCGGCAAAGTGTCAGATGGAATCCTCAAGACTTTAACAGTCAGATCATGCACCTCTTTCCAAAAAAGCTTTAGTTTTCTGCATTCCcagaaaacatgaacaactgACACTGTACATGTTTTACATCTGTGACATTTAGATGATGAGTTTTAGGATATATCTGACTCATGCGTAGTGGGGTGCATATCCTGTGCATACATTTATGATTCTGTTCAATTATGTTGTTACAAGACAATGAAGTCAAGACATTCTGACATATACTTTCCTACTGATCATCACTAAACTCAAAGCCCAAGTCTTACTATGCTGTTCTAACAGAGCACAGTAGATGAGGAGCTCTCCAGAATCTCCTCCATCCTTGACAACCCCAGGGATAGTCGCCCTGCTCTTTTGAGCGTAGTACTTAAGTTATGATTatgtaaatatttataaaattccTGTTTGGGAATTCCAAATTCTGTTCTTAAATCAGAGAAAGATTTAAGGGAACCATTGGTAAACAGATGACTATATTCTTTCCACTTTCCAATTACAGACTTATAGAACATTTTGCCAGTGTAAGACAATTTGGGCAGAGTTCTTGTACAGAAGTTTGTTTTGAGATTATTTGGGCACTTTGGGCTTCTGTTCtgaagtgaaaacagaaaatttaGAGATGTCAGACACTAAAAGAGTATACTATCAGTACCGAAAATCAGGTATGTTATCATGCATACTAtcaaaagcatttttaaataatACCCAGCCCTTGTTAAAAAGGCATCCTAGGTGCACCACAGAAtataaactacaaaaataaatctCACATGTAAAGCAAGGCAAATGAATTTAGATCTTAAATTGATGAATAACAGTGTGACTTGATTGTTCCAGcagaaaaaagtcaaacatgGAGGAGGATAATTTCTTCTCCAGTAAACCTCTATGGCTGTCGAACATGTTTAATTCTTAGAAGTAGTCTGTGTGAGGGAGTAGAGATGATGTACAGTAATACTGTATGTCACAGCAGGCACAGCTCCCCTCTCATCATCCACAGGCTTACTAATCACATCTGTCCTCATTCACTCCGCAGTATGAGTCGCCCAGaaattgtctttgtcatgaaaCGAAAGCTCAGCTCAGCAGTCTGTGGCTGACGTGTCAGTCTCTGGTGTCCTTCGCACCCACACGAGACCAAACTGTCTAACCCGGCCACAAAGCCGCCTGTTAATACCAAAACAAAGCCTCGGAGTCTGGGCCTGTAAAGATGAGAGTTGTTGAGATGCTCTCTCCGGTCGACCGTGCGTGGTTTGACTCAGATATCAGGGGGCTTCCCCATCTGAGAGGGTCTGCGGTGGGGAATGTTTAACGACCCTGCGGTGGATTTTTTTCACGTCTGGTTTTGGTGAGGTTGCTGTGCGAGTTTCAGATTTTGATGCATGCTTCAGTGTGTTCTCGAATCAGTTTATCATGATGGATCCGTCTGCCTCTGGGGGCTCAGCGAGCAAATGAATTACGGGTGGGTTTTCATCATGTGGTGTCTTGTTTCTGCAGCTCCGAGGGCGCCAGTCAACTGGCGACAGGGAAAGCTCCTGGGGCGCGGGGCGTTCGGGGAGGTCTACCTCTGCTATGACGCCGACACAGGCCGCGAGCTGGCCGCCAAGCAGGTGCCCTTTGACACCGACTGTCAAGAAACCAGCAAGGTGAGAGAGAACACCTCACACGTTTGGATTAGTCACAAACTGCATGTGTTATAAAACAGTGATGATTCAAGATTAAATATGCAATTGCTTTATGCTTCCACAGGAGGTGAACGCTTTGGAGTGTGAGATCCAGCTGCTGAAGAATCTGCGTCATGACCGGATTGTTCAGTACTATGGTTGTCTTCGGGACCCTGAGCAGAAGAAGCTCACCATTTTCGTGGAGTTTATGCCCGGGGTGCGTATTCTGCAGGGctttttatttgaatatttttaaacCTCTCATGCAGTTCGACAGCGTGGTAACAATCTCTGATGTTTGATTGAAATACAATAACCAGTAATGTCTGTCATATCTTGAGCAGTTCCTGGCTGCAGAGATAGGTCCTCTGACGTCTAGAGACAAACATCAAATCAAACCCATACTGGCCACATCTGCTTAAAACCAATTCTGAAATGTCACCAGCTGTCAACAAACATGTCCTCAGTGGTTGATGTCAGCAGAACGGCTCAGTTTATGAGATCATTTTCTCACTAAATGAGCGCCTTAATGAGCTGCTGTCGCCTGTGGACCCTGTCCCTGAGCCtggttttaatatttcctgGGCTATTTTTTTCCTCCGAGTGGCGTTGAGTGTCTTAGTCACACATTGTCTGGAAATTGGGAATGTTTATGTTTCGCTGGAGTTTTCTGGCAGAGGCAAGAGGGGAGGTGACAGAGccaagtttgtgtgtgtgtgactgctccGCGCGGCTGCACCGCTGTGGCTGACCGATAACGCTCCAGTCGCCCACGGGGAGGGGAGGAAAGAGGGGGCGAGTGTCCCTCTGAGAGCCACAGAGCTGTGGAAGTGTCTTGCTGACAGCTGAAAGTGGAGAGGGAGaagttttgttttcactgcGTGAGTCCTGAACTGCGTCACAGGTGTTGGATCAGGTCTTTGCTGCTGCGATTTCCTCGCGAGGAactgaaaacaggaaatgaacGGAAATGCAGAACATTGAAGGTGTTTGGAGTCGAAATCCAGCAGATTTCTTTCAgcacattgtgttttttaaatactttgttTTGGTACTTAAAAATTAGCTATGGGGGCGCTTTCACAGTAAGACAAAATAAATCCGCTTTAGCCGGAAATGTTGTTGCAAGTATGCATATTAAAGACGCTGAAGCATTTTATATCCATCATGCCAACCCTCCAAAgcagatatatatttttataccCTACAGCTGTGGCagtaatcttactatataatgacgaaaactctgtgtgtgtgtgtgtgtgtgtgtgtgtgtgtgtgtgtgtgtgtctgttccacgtttttctcctcactgacttggtcaatccatgtgaaatttggcacagtggtagagggtcatgggaggatgcaaataaAGCAacattacatcaattggccaaagggggcgctatagcaaccgattgaaatacatcaattggccaaagggggcgctatagcaaccgattgaaattgcaaactttgaatgggcatatatccccccgtatgtcgtagagacatgaaactttgcgcagagatgcctctcctcatgaggaacagaTTTGCCTCAacaacccataacttccggttatatagagtttccgccattttgagtttttgaaaaacaggaagtttgaccgatctgcatgaaactcggtgaacataatctagggaccaatatctaaagttccctcttggcaaaagttggaaaacttactaaaactgagcttctataaggcaatgaatattgcggagggcgtggctcatcacataaaggtgtataacatctcaagggtttcacagATCACCACgtaactttgtaggcatatgaccacacataatctgaggggacccctccattattgaccccatcaaacaaaatgggggcgctagagagctaatttcttatctaggcctaaccgtcacatcgatttttactaaacttggtagacaGAGTCTTCGTCATCATATCATAagataaagcaatcgtactatcaaattcacaaaaactctgtctgaatacattgctcttcttaatagGTTCAGTTGACtgtttaatctgcaatttcctatgacctgtatcccaaacacacaccatgtgaaaccgtacgtgggcaactgtgcactcaatgggtatggactagtataagTTAACACTGCAGCCAATGTAAAGATCTCaaccctctgtctctccagggCTCAATAAAGGACCAGCTGAAAGCCTATGGGgcgctgacagagaaggtgacACGGAGATACACCAGGCAGATCCTCCAAGGAGTCTCCTACCTGCACAGCAACATGATTGTACACAGAGACATCAAAGGTAACAGCAAACAAGCAAAGGTCAGGATAGAGTTTTAATTGGATTTGTAACTAGTGAACACCCACACGGGACACAGACTTAGCTGACGGTACACAGCCTCTCTTCATGGTTTATATTGCAGCAACCGTTTCCCGAGAAAACTCCAGGTCCGCTCGTTTTATCCTGGTTGACGTTTCCTCATTTGGTTATTCGCCGTCTGCAGAAGGAGCCTGGAAAAAATGTGCTATTTTCAACTCCCCCCTTTGAGATATATTAGGCTTCATGCTGGTGAAATCGGCCGGTCTAAAAATGTTCAACACCGGATGGAAAGGCTTTAGTTTGGCTGCCCGCAGCTTTTGGGGAGTCGCTGCCTCGTTCAGCCGCGGCCAAGGAGAGGGAAATATACCGTCTGGTGGGGGAAAACAGATAGTAGGTCTCACAGGACACAGGCAGGCCCTGTGAGAGTACATACGTGGGTGGGATTTTCCACTTAAAAATGCTCTTCATGTGTAATATACGGTGTGTGCTCATCTCACCACACAAGAGCTCTTCTGTACGCAGTAAAAAGAGCTGTCAGCACATGCGGTTTTGTATAGAGCTTGGCATCGCAGACATGACAGTAGGCTATAAAGTTCCCGTGACTTTAACGTTCCAAATAAAGCCTTAAGATGATTTATTAGAGAGGCGCGCAGTCTCACAGCGTACAGGCAGTGGAAACAGGTTAAAGGAGCGAGGAGTTAAGAGGAAAGGTCACGTATTTAGTCTCTCAATCTCCTCTCTGCAGGCCTCTGTCTTGCAGTGGGTGTGGAGAGTGTGTGGCGAGTGGTGTACATTAGTCACTGATCAAACAAGCGGAGCGCCTGAAGGAAATGGGATAGACACAGCTACATGTCGGAAAATGACTAAAGAAGGAGAAGGAAGGGTGTCGGGGTTCGATCCACGTGGAGCACAGTTGATTCAGTATTTCATGTTGATTTGTGTAAAGCAAAAAGGCGTTCCTCTAATGTGTAGATATGAGTCTGTATTGTATTTATATAAAGGCTGCTAACAGGTATcctttgacattttataaataGGTCTGCCAGCGCTCCTTTCAAGCCGTAGGAAAAGTTTACCCTCAAGTTGTTCAGTGCTGGCACATGCACTTTGTGCCCACACTGCAGCTCCATTAATTGAACCTCCAAACTGTCAAAGTATCCCTGTAAGGATATCAACAGTCCTCGGGAGACTCTTGAATAACTCTGAGCTCATTTTGCTTCGTTCAACCAGGTGCTAACATCCTGAGGGACTCCTCGGGGAACGTGAAGCTGGGAGACTTTGGAGCCAGCAAACGTATCCAGACCATCTGCATGTCTGGTACAGGAATCAAGTCCGTCACTGGCACCCCCTACTGGATGAGCCCCGAAGTCATCAACGGGGAGGGCTATGGCCGCAAAGCTGATGTATGGTAAGGAACAAGATCAGATGGAGCTGTAATGAGGCCCACAGGGGATATTAGACCGCTGcagtacaaaaaatatttattacaaGCACAGAAATACACTGTCGCAGTAAAAGCTGTAAAGTTACCTCAATAAATGGGTGGTGAGGCAATAAAGTGAGTGGAAACAGTTGTGTTGGTGGTGTGTGCTGTACGTCTGGTGACACTGAAAACATGTTAAATAAGACTGGTTACAGGAATACATATAGCAGTCACCATGACATGAGTGCCATCTTAAATCTGGGttacaaaacagaaatattaactTGTGTTAGGAGTACAGGGCAGGGGTGGATAAATCAAAATGAACACCTATAAAGCTTATCGTGAGATTCGATTGTATGAAAATATTTAACCTCTTACCACCTACTGTTGTGCACCTGGGGCACTAAAACTATGATTATGACCACCAGTCAGTCGTGGGTGAAGCACCTGAAGCcacacttgagtaaatgtacagaTATCTTGCCAGAAAATGATTTTGGTAGAAGTTAAAGTAACCttttgggatattttttgagtaaaagtcttaaagtaTCTGGCATTTACTGCtcttaagtatcaaaagtaattttaatatattaaatttacttaattttaaaaagtaaaatgataataataactttatttatagagctcAATTCATGCATAAAATGCAACGCAAAATGCTGAACATAAAAGACAATTAAAACATTTGTGatagagaaaaaaagatgatgaaaaaaatacattttaggaGAAAgcagtggtaaaaaaaaaatattttacagttacaTTTAAAAGTGTCTACAGGTGTAGAGTACAAGTAAAGGCTGTTAATATAAGTACGTGGTCATAATTTTGAGAATTTTGAAGTTTATTTCTTTTGAACATGTGCGCCACCTTAAAAAGGGAGTCCTCatcacatttaaagaaaaacaagttcTTCACAACTTTAAGGATTTAAAGAAAACCTTCGACCTTCGACCACCACCTgccttaaatattttttggatgTGCACGACGACTATGCTTTTTTGTGTCGACTCCCCTTTCTGCTTCCATCATGGAGTCAGACTTATTATCATCTTTTTCCCACAGCAATAAGGTCTTTgaacaaattcaaattaaattaaaaaaaaattcaaatgcaCAGGATGAATCTTTTTTTCATGGGTGTATTACTACGCTCTATGTGCAATATTCACAAACAATCCAATACACTATGTGTGCAATATATaatgtacatactgtatatacatatttataatATACTATTATACTACTACTCcaaaaaatactcaagtactgtaacaaagtatttttactATGTGACATTACACCACTGCTGTTAGTACACAAAAAGTTAAATGAATTTGACCATGTGATATATGTATCGATACATTAGACTCTCGTCTTTTCAGATGTTGTGGTAACTTTCAAAAAAAATGCCCTGCTGCATAAACAACCTTATTTGCATCGGCAGTATGATCTGTATGTGAGCCAGTGCTGAAAGCTGACTGTATTACTGGGACATAAACCAGTTACAGTTGTCAaattagagctgcaatgattccTTAATTCAGTGTCAACTAATCTAATAATAGATAAATTggtttgagttatttttttaaagctaaaataaagtcaaaattctctgattccagattcttaatgtaaatattttctggttGCTTTGCTTctttatgacagtaaactgaatgtcTTAGAGCtgtagacaaaacaagacatttgacgATGTCATTTTAGGGTTTAAGAAACACTGGTCGACATTTTCCACCAGtatatgacattttattgaGCAAACAACTAACTGGTTAATCGAGAAAATAACATGAGTTGCAGCCCTTAATCAAATAAATGCTGTTGTGTACAACCCCAGTTTGTACAATATGTATTATATAAACGTAAATGCATCAAACTACATGTGATGTGATATTTGTGTGATTAAATTAGATGTTCTGTTTGTCCTCAGGAGTGTCGCCTGCACTGTTGTGGAAATGTTGACCCAGAAACCTCCGTGGGCCGAGTACGAGGCcatggcagccatttttaagATCGCCACCCAGCCTACGAAGCCCATGCTCCCCGAGGGCGTGACCGACGCGTGCAGGGACTTCCTGCGGCAGGTGTTCGTGGAGGAGAAGTGGCGGCCCACCGCAGACGTTCTGCTCAGCCACCCGTTCGTCCAGGGCAGCTTCTGAGGCCTGCtgacccccctcccctcccctttgCCTGCGAGGCCTCCGCGGTCCCGGCGCCTTCCCTCCTCTCCGGCCCGCCCCGTCCCCAGGGCCGCCCCCCCACCTCTCAGTCACCAGGCTCCGGGGCTCAGCATCACACCAACTTCCTGCCCTGTCATCTCTCACCAGTGTCTGCCTTGTCAGGAACCCTGCATCTCTCACCAACTAGCTCAACCCCGGATCGCTCGCTGAGAGGCCAGGTTGACTGCTGTCAGACCTCCAGAGTCCTCCGAGGCATCGCGGTGTGTTGCCCCAGGAGGGGACTGGCGAGAAAGCACTTAGCAGTCTCACACGCTACAGACTGCTGTCCTTTAACAAGAGCAGGACAAGGGGCCAGAGTTAGAGAGCGGTGACGTCTCAAGCTCTCTGGGTCTTTACACTCATTTACTGCCGCAGAACAGCGTCTAGGTCGGGCCAGGCGCTACGTCACCGCAACTGACTGGTGACATTGATCACATCTGATAGTACTGTAAGTTACTCATCAGCCTAAGTTAGCTGTGTGAACTCAAGATGGtcaaatatttttatacagCATACAATAACACATACAAAGTCATCCTAGCCGATGAGTTTTCTATTGCCACctgcaaaatgtaaatgtatttttgtcaaCGCCTTACAATAAGACTTTGTAAGCaagaatgtcttttttttaaacatcgtAGAGGGGTTGCGTCACCCCGCTTTCACGGCACTCAGAGCCCCATTTTAGAAGGACTGTCAACATTGCACTTTTGATATCATGCATCGAAACATTTCCAACATGCAAGATAATCAACTGAGGAGATATTTTTCTATTTGAAGCattttttatatcatttctTAAAGAGTAATGTGTGGTGTgaggcagaaaaagaa is a genomic window containing:
- the map3k22 gene encoding mitogen-activated protein kinase kinase kinase 22; its protein translation is MMTVNMDDGLQNGPGQHRNSQDDEEALNSIMKDLAALGRCYTQHNSHKPKNRTLLYRQDLRVKLEHEREKRIIPFQRPLKIKELLQKVTEAFGQQMDMFFMEKELLLPLKTQEDLDQAVLTLSCSSGANGLLRILLKTPKNNHYLQVNSRDKQSEMKSSRSLGDLKGSLLKGSERVRKHSTGSLHTGRTSPPPGSVPEEQQQIARQGSYTSIHSEGEFIPETQDQNMLDPFGSADNSLSSSCQSIDQALDSPPFSQNNRDNNYLNLNYEYKGRHGKGGTFPRQFQLPNRSKDYGDRRRTLPRSFMPQENLFQLVPSSRTRSYNGDSTLQYSDLRSLGRTTDKSCQRGTAKSPRAPVNWRQGKLLGRGAFGEVYLCYDADTGRELAAKQVPFDTDCQETSKEVNALECEIQLLKNLRHDRIVQYYGCLRDPEQKKLTIFVEFMPGGSIKDQLKAYGALTEKVTRRYTRQILQGVSYLHSNMIVHRDIKGANILRDSSGNVKLGDFGASKRIQTICMSGTGIKSVTGTPYWMSPEVINGEGYGRKADVWSVACTVVEMLTQKPPWAEYEAMAAIFKIATQPTKPMLPEGVTDACRDFLRQVFVEEKWRPTADVLLSHPFVQGSF